A single window of Sphingobacteriales bacterium DNA harbors:
- a CDS encoding LysE family transporter translates to MEAALKGLLLGTTISFMIGPIFFGLVDITISKGWRCGLGYIFGVIVSDVILIMLVNNIFRTTNFSDYQSIIGVVGGIVLLIFGMITFFSKVSVKGIDVKDIKTILQAFAKGITINVLNPFVILWWIGLYSTTSSSNYTSKDKFLYYFSLLLIVFLFDLLKMRFAYFIKYKLSIEKIAIVKKFAGVALFIFGIVLIVRVLI, encoded by the coding sequence ATGGAAGCAGCATTAAAAGGATTATTACTTGGAACTACAATTAGTTTTATGATTGGTCCAATCTTTTTTGGATTAGTAGATATTACTATTTCAAAAGGATGGCGTTGTGGTTTAGGTTATATATTTGGTGTTATAGTAAGTGATGTTATTCTAATTATGTTGGTGAATAATATTTTTAGAACAACAAATTTTAGTGACTATCAATCAATAATTGGTGTTGTAGGTGGTATTGTATTATTAATTTTTGGGATGATAACATTTTTCTCTAAAGTAAGTGTCAAAGGTATTGATGTAAAAGACATTAAAACCATATTGCAAGCTTTTGCAAAAGGCATTACCATTAATGTATTAAATCCATTTGTGATACTATGGTGGATAGGTTTGTATTCTACAACTAGTAGTTCTAATTATACTTCAAAAGATAAGTTTTTGTATTACTTTTCACTTTTGCTAATAGTTTTTTTGTTTGATTTGTTGAAAATGCGATTTGCCTATTTTATAAAATATAAATTAAGTATTGAGAAAATTGCTATCGTAAAAAAGTTTGCAGGCGTAGCCTTATTTATTTTTGGCATTGTATTGATTGTAAGAGTTTTAATTTAA
- a CDS encoding ParB/RepB/Spo0J family partition protein, with amino-acid sequence MALVNKKKEALGKGLRALLSDMDEETEILKISDKDQDSIINTVPKINLEYIEVNPYQPRKDFNEEALQELANSIQVHGVIQPITVRKIDDKKYQLIAGERRFRASKIAGLTDIPAYVRTTNDQELVEIALIENIQREDLNAMEIALTYQRLIDEIQLTHENLADRLGKDRSTVTNYLRLLKLPPEIQKSLRDKSISMGHARSIISIPEIDKQLYILKEVLKNELSVRKTEELVRTIGQKSDKKTTATPTTQSLPNAYKQVEQRLMDKLETKIKIKKGKGEKGEITIPFYSTSDLNRLLEIIEGE; translated from the coding sequence ATGGCATTAGTAAATAAAAAGAAAGAAGCTTTGGGCAAAGGACTTAGAGCATTATTGTCTGATATGGATGAGGAAACAGAAATCCTGAAAATAAGTGATAAAGACCAAGATTCTATCATCAATACAGTTCCAAAAATCAACTTAGAATATATTGAAGTTAATCCATATCAACCAAGAAAAGATTTTAATGAAGAAGCACTTCAAGAATTAGCAAATTCTATACAAGTTCATGGTGTAATACAACCCATTACTGTTAGAAAAATAGATGATAAAAAATACCAATTAATCGCTGGTGAAAGAAGATTTAGAGCATCTAAAATTGCTGGACTTACTGATATTCCTGCGTATGTAAGAACTACCAATGACCAAGAATTAGTAGAGATTGCATTAATCGAAAATATTCAAAGAGAAGATTTGAATGCGATGGAAATAGCACTTACCTATCAAAGATTAATTGATGAAATACAATTAACACATGAAAATCTTGCTGATAGATTAGGTAAAGATAGATCTACAGTAACAAATTATTTAAGACTATTAAAATTACCACCAGAGATTCAAAAATCTTTACGTGACAAATCTATTTCCATGGGACATGCGCGTTCTATCATTAGCATTCCAGAAATAGATAAACAACTTTATATTTTAAAAGAAGTATTAAAGAATGAACTTTCTGTAAGAAAAACTGAAGAATTAGTAAGAACAATTGGACAAAAGTCTGATAAAAAAACTACAGCAACACCTACAACACAAAGTTTGCCAAATGCCTACAAACAAGTAGAACAAAGACTTATGGACAAACTTGAAACTAAAATAAAAATAAAAAAAGGCAAAGGTGAAAAAGGCGAAATTACCATTCCATTTTATTCTACATCAGACTTAAACAGATTACTTGAAATTATAGAAGGAGAATAA
- a CDS encoding ParA family protein, protein MGKIISIANQKGGVGKTTTAINLASSLAVLEQKTLIIDADPQANSTSGCGFDPKHIKISLYECLIEEKKPKDIILETETPNLFLLPAHLDLVGAEIELINHPDREKILKKIITPLKDDFDFIVIDCSPSLGLITVNALTASDSVIVPVQCEYFALEGLGKLLNTIKIVQSKLNTDLEIEGILLTMYDQRLNLSNQVVSEVKRRFNDSVFDTIIHRNIRLGEAQSLRQPIIMYDAESKGAINYLNLAREIMQNNGLTELTEDEKTIQLDENLN, encoded by the coding sequence ATGGGAAAAATAATAAGCATTGCCAATCAAAAAGGTGGAGTAGGAAAAACAACAACAGCTATAAATTTAGCTTCAAGTTTAGCTGTGTTAGAGCAAAAAACATTAATTATTGATGCAGATCCACAAGCAAACAGCACTAGTGGATGTGGCTTTGACCCAAAACACATAAAAATAAGCTTATACGAATGCTTAATTGAAGAAAAAAAACCTAAAGACATTATTCTAGAAACCGAAACACCAAATTTATTTTTGCTTCCAGCTCATTTAGATTTAGTTGGTGCTGAAATAGAATTAATCAACCATCCAGACAGAGAAAAAATATTAAAGAAAATCATTACACCATTAAAAGATGATTTTGATTTTATTGTGATAGATTGTTCACCATCTCTTGGTTTAATTACAGTAAATGCACTTACAGCATCAGATTCTGTAATTGTGCCTGTACAATGTGAATATTTTGCACTCGAAGGTTTAGGAAAATTATTAAATACAATAAAAATTGTTCAATCAAAATTAAATACTGATTTAGAAATTGAAGGTATTCTATTGACAATGTACGATCAAAGATTAAACCTATCAAATCAAGTAGTATCAGAAGTAAAAAGAAGATTTAATGACAGTGTGTTTGATACCATCATCCACAGAAATATAAGATTGGGCGAGGCACAAAGTTTAAGACAACCAATAATTATGTATGATGCAGAAAGCAAAGGCGCAATTAATTACTTAAATCTTGCTCGAGAAATTATGCAAAACAATGGACTTACTGAACTAACTGAAGACGAAAAAACAATTCAACTTGACGAAAATCTAAACTAA
- a CDS encoding metal-dependent hydrolase, whose product MKYTYYGHSCFLVEINQTKILFDPFITPNDLAKHIDINSITCDYIVISHGHADHIADAVAIAKNTNATIICAYEIYEWLSKQGLSNFRPMNIGGKWNAGTFTIKCVVAQHSSALPDGTYGGNPMGFIVTSNEGNFYYSGDTALTRDMQLIPSWAKIDFAVLPIGDNFTMDIEDALSASDFCMTSKVIGVHYNTFPYIVIDEQEAIEKFKNNGKELILLNIGDTINLQSI is encoded by the coding sequence ATGAAATATACTTATTACGGACATTCCTGCTTTTTAGTTGAAATAAATCAAACAAAAATTCTTTTCGATCCATTTATTACACCAAATGATTTGGCTAAACATATTGATATTAATTCAATTACTTGTGACTACATTGTTATATCTCATGGGCATGCTGACCATATTGCAGATGCAGTAGCAATTGCCAAAAACACAAATGCAACTATAATTTGTGCTTATGAAATTTACGAATGGTTAAGCAAACAAGGTTTAAGCAACTTTAGACCAATGAATATAGGTGGAAAATGGAATGCAGGTACATTTACAATAAAATGTGTAGTAGCACAACATTCAAGTGCATTGCCTGATGGAACATATGGTGGAAATCCAATGGGTTTTATTGTAACATCTAACGAAGGAAATTTTTACTACAGTGGAGATACAGCACTGACCAGAGATATGCAATTAATACCATCTTGGGCAAAAATAGATTTTGCAGTATTACCAATTGGTGATAATTTCACAATGGATATTGAAGATGCATTATCAGCTTCAGACTTTTGTATGACATCAAAGGTAATTGGTGTACATTACAATACATTTCCATACATTGTAATTGATGAGCAAGAAGCAATTGAGAAATTTAAGAACAACGGAAAAGAGCTGATACTATTAAACATCGGAGACACAATTAATTTACAATCTATATAA
- a CDS encoding T9SS type A sorting domain-containing protein, whose product MQKIATYFIFFLITQLLYGQSIPLKSCNQDKITEILRKIVPNYDTETKLIYDEWEQKQQDNNNARINALDTTYTIQTVIHIVYLEDNLEQNIPDDIIQSQIDRLNKDFGVLNEDTANLRLIFKNFRGYPKIKFELATNDPNGNPTNGVVKVAGRGPSKKPTFTNPIDSILFELTNTIGDWFKKGFSIVNLPNNVKDTTIGSPIWDNSKYLNIWVTDLNLFSLPTEGTLGGFAFAPPGLSNWPFGIGYPADAVDGVSIDYRFFGENNYFARNRPSIAEFIGKGRTTVHEVGHYLGLRHIWGDYGNVFNLPCNAFTHDIFFSDGMDDTPPCKAPFSSQLGEYRCDTATNSCNLPYQGIDYPDLFENYMDYSGDACYNMFTKKQADFLRFVLTTRRSGIISKRETEIISSTKNIKNTANQFNVYPNPAQDILHIEATKNQNTNIDIYTIDGKLIQQNHMDTNSSLKSINIQDFKNGTYVIKLYNADFVSFEKFIKQ is encoded by the coding sequence ATGCAAAAAATAGCTACTTATTTTATATTTTTTCTAATTACTCAATTATTATATGGGCAATCTATACCTTTAAAATCTTGTAATCAAGATAAAATAACAGAAATATTACGAAAAATTGTACCCAACTATGATACAGAAACTAAATTAATATATGATGAATGGGAACAAAAACAACAAGACAACAACAATGCAAGAATAAATGCACTAGACACCACCTACACCATCCAAACTGTAATTCATATTGTATATCTAGAAGATAATTTAGAACAAAACATTCCTGATGATATTATACAATCACAAATCGATAGATTGAATAAAGATTTTGGTGTACTCAACGAAGACACTGCAAATCTCAGGTTAATTTTTAAGAATTTCAGAGGATATCCTAAAATAAAATTTGAATTAGCAACTAATGACCCAAATGGAAATCCGACAAATGGTGTTGTAAAAGTGGCAGGAAGAGGACCAAGTAAAAAGCCAACATTTACAAACCCAATAGATTCTATACTTTTCGAATTAACAAATACAATTGGAGATTGGTTTAAAAAAGGCTTTTCAATAGTTAATTTACCCAATAATGTGAAAGACACTACAATTGGTTCGCCAATTTGGGACAACAGTAAATATCTAAATATTTGGGTAACAGACTTAAATCTATTTAGTTTACCAACTGAAGGTACACTTGGAGGATTTGCATTTGCACCACCAGGACTTTCAAATTGGCCATTTGGTATTGGCTATCCAGCAGATGCTGTTGATGGAGTTTCGATAGACTATAGATTTTTTGGAGAAAACAACTACTTTGCACGCAACAGACCAAGTATTGCAGAATTTATTGGAAAAGGCAGAACTACAGTACATGAAGTTGGGCATTACCTTGGATTGAGACATATTTGGGGCGATTATGGCAATGTTTTTAACTTACCTTGCAATGCTTTTACGCATGACATATTTTTCTCTGATGGTATGGACGATACACCACCTTGCAAAGCACCATTCTCATCACAATTAGGTGAATATAGATGCGATACTGCAACAAACTCATGCAATTTACCCTATCAAGGAATAGATTATCCAGACTTATTTGAAAACTACATGGATTACTCAGGTGATGCTTGCTATAACATGTTCACAAAAAAACAAGCAGATTTTTTGCGATTTGTATTAACAACAAGACGTAGTGGCATTATTTCAAAAAGAGAGACAGAAATAATTAGCTCTACTAAAAATATAAAAAACACTGCCAATCAATTTAATGTATATCCAAATCCAGCTCAAGATATATTACACATTGAAGCAACAAAAAATCAAAATACGAACATAGATATATATACAATTGATGGAAAGCTTATTCAGCAAAATCACATGGACACTAATTCAAGTCTAAAATCAATCAATATTCAAGATTTTAAAAACGGAACATACGTGATTAAGTTGTACAATGCAGATTTTGTATCATTTGAAAAGTTTATCAAACAATAA
- a CDS encoding YraN family protein: protein MTKDTKNIGYNGEILAQEYLASKNYIILHTNWRFKHAEIDIIAKDKNIIVFVEVKYRKNKNFGYPEEFLTKNKIKKMHEAAEEFIEQFKWNGELRFDIIAIEGKNIQHFIDAFY, encoded by the coding sequence TTGACCAAAGACACAAAAAATATTGGATATAATGGTGAAATATTAGCTCAAGAATATTTGGCAAGCAAAAATTATATCATTTTACACACAAATTGGCGTTTTAAGCATGCTGAAATTGATATTATTGCCAAAGACAAGAACATCATTGTATTTGTAGAAGTAAAATATAGAAAGAATAAAAATTTTGGTTATCCAGAAGAGTTTTTGACAAAAAATAAGATAAAAAAAATGCATGAAGCAGCTGAAGAATTTATTGAACAATTTAAATGGAATGGAGAATTAAGGTTTGATATTATTGCTATTGAAGGTAAAAATATTCAACACTTTATTGATGCATTCTATTGA
- a CDS encoding bifunctional phosphoglucose/phosphomannose isomerase: protein MNQLVEEFPNQLKRALEIGQAAKIGKNKFPIRNVLITGLGGSGIGGTILSNILKDDIQVPILINKEYQIPAFVNENTLVIVSSYSGNTEETMSAMLQAFKKNAQIVCITSGGLIKEYADTNEIDYVLIDSGSPPRAAFGQSFVQIFFILHYLGLIENKFVEYTQNAIALLEEDKEEIMSLAKSYAERLSGKMPVIYSDSKFEGVSIRFRQQINENSKMLCWHHVVPEMNHNELVGWRDKNENIVVVFLRNSLDFERNQERMEFVKDVVSNYAADVIEIHSKGNTDIESALYLIHLTDWISCYLADFKGIDAIEIDVINKLKIDWLRIQ, encoded by the coding sequence ATGAATCAACTAGTAGAAGAGTTTCCAAATCAACTAAAAAGAGCCCTAGAAATTGGACAAGCAGCAAAAATTGGTAAAAATAAATTTCCTATTAGAAATGTATTAATTACTGGTTTAGGTGGCTCAGGAATTGGTGGAACTATTCTTTCTAATATATTAAAAGATGATATTCAAGTACCAATACTAATCAATAAGGAATATCAAATTCCAGCATTTGTTAATGAAAATACATTAGTAATTGTATCTTCTTATTCAGGAAATACAGAAGAAACAATGAGCGCAATGCTACAAGCATTTAAAAAGAATGCGCAAATTGTATGTATTACTTCTGGTGGATTAATAAAAGAATATGCAGATACAAATGAAATAGATTATGTATTAATAGACAGTGGTTCGCCACCACGTGCAGCTTTTGGACAATCATTTGTGCAAATATTTTTTATTTTACATTATTTAGGTTTAATCGAAAATAAATTTGTTGAGTATACACAGAATGCAATCGCATTATTAGAAGAAGACAAGGAAGAAATAATGTCATTGGCAAAATCTTATGCCGAACGCTTAAGTGGCAAAATGCCTGTGATATATTCAGATTCAAAATTTGAAGGTGTTTCTATAAGATTTAGACAGCAAATCAATGAAAACTCTAAAATGTTGTGTTGGCATCATGTTGTACCAGAAATGAACCACAATGAATTGGTTGGATGGCGTGATAAAAATGAAAATATTGTTGTTGTATTCTTAAGAAATTCACTAGATTTTGAAAGAAATCAAGAACGTATGGAGTTTGTAAAAGATGTAGTTTCCAATTATGCAGCAGATGTAATTGAAATTCATTCGAAAGGCAATACAGATATTGAAAGTGCATTGTACTTAATTCATCTTACTGATTGGATTTCTTGCTATTTAGCTGATTTTAAAGGCATTGATGCAATAGAAATAGATGTAATTAATAAACTAAAAATAGATTGGCTGAGAATCCAATGA
- the lipB gene encoding lipoyl(octanoyl) transferase LipB has translation MHVVQLHDLGIQSYAEVLTLQELYFNQLLDNKHNGVSNNDLHKLIICEHFPVITLGKSANKENVLLSKELLAQQNIDLFEVNRGGDVTLHAPNQLVGYPILDLEYFSTDLKWYMRQLEEIMIRTIAHFGIEGYRIDGATGVWVNSIVDYQPKKIAAFGVKTSRWITMHGFSLNVSNDLGMYRFIHPCGFVDKGVTSIQQELDSDVDIIAVKQHLLFHFIEIFNIKFS, from the coding sequence ATGCATGTTGTTCAGTTACATGATTTAGGCATACAATCGTATGCAGAAGTTTTAACATTACAAGAGTTATATTTCAATCAACTTTTAGATAACAAACACAATGGTGTTTCAAATAATGATTTACATAAACTCATCATTTGTGAGCATTTTCCAGTAATTACATTAGGCAAATCTGCAAATAAAGAAAATGTATTACTTTCCAAAGAATTGTTAGCACAACAAAATATAGACTTATTTGAAGTAAATAGAGGAGGAGATGTTACCTTGCATGCACCAAATCAACTTGTTGGTTACCCAATTTTAGACTTAGAATATTTTTCTACAGATTTAAAATGGTATATGCGACAATTAGAAGAAATTATGATACGTACTATTGCACATTTTGGAATAGAAGGTTATAGAATTGATGGTGCAACTGGTGTTTGGGTAAATTCAATAGTAGATTATCAACCAAAAAAGATTGCAGCTTTTGGCGTAAAAACTTCAAGATGGATTACCATGCATGGCTTTTCATTAAATGTTTCCAATGATTTAGGTATGTATAGATTTATTCATCCATGTGGTTTTGTAGACAAAGGTGTAACTTCTATTCAACAAGAATTAGATTCTGATGTTGACATCATAGCAGTTAAGCAGCATTTATTATTTCATTTCATAGAAATATTTAACATCAAATTTTCTTAA
- a CDS encoding DUF2279 domain-containing protein, whose protein sequence is MLCNFAFAQNKFTLKRDTIWQNENVYSLYYDTIFEKDYTIYADTVVHIKKELDNHIDTVINNGNIEYINHSTTHYKKYYDIHFDTIFNSAPIYSGKYKLRKPYKFFENSPVLNKSRIGFIAGFNGGIYAAANIWWNSAWYSKYNKSKFHFFNDWKGWYQVDKIAHGFNSYFITDWSYHMFKWTGIKEKNAIWIGMLNAQMWMLSIEINDGLQKKWGFSWGDIAFNMTGSLLFGIQQYLWHDQRFRLKISAFPQKYASDLRPRTDDLFGTSFTELILKDYNATTFWLSVSPGSFIKKENSKFPKWIMASFGYGAQNMLGGTSNIWCSNATSDDDIHNCDPSHIVDRTDIERYRQFYLSADIDWTKIPVKRKWAKTCLGILNIIKLPFPAVEFNTSSTQKVKWRWLMF, encoded by the coding sequence ATGCTTTGCAATTTTGCATTTGCACAAAACAAATTTACCTTAAAAAGAGATACTATTTGGCAAAATGAGAATGTATATTCATTATACTATGATACCATTTTTGAAAAAGACTACACTATCTATGCTGATACAGTAGTTCATATTAAAAAAGAATTAGACAATCATATAGATACAGTAATAAACAATGGAAATATAGAATATATTAATCATTCTACCACGCATTACAAAAAATACTACGACATACATTTTGATACAATTTTTAATAGTGCACCTATTTATTCTGGAAAATACAAACTCAGAAAACCTTATAAATTCTTTGAAAATTCGCCAGTATTAAACAAATCAAGAATTGGTTTTATTGCTGGTTTTAATGGTGGAATTTATGCTGCTGCCAATATTTGGTGGAATAGTGCTTGGTATTCAAAATACAATAAATCAAAATTTCATTTTTTTAACGATTGGAAAGGATGGTATCAAGTTGATAAAATCGCACATGGATTTAATTCATATTTTATCACAGATTGGTCCTATCATATGTTTAAATGGACAGGCATCAAAGAAAAAAATGCTATTTGGATAGGTATGCTCAACGCACAAATGTGGATGCTCTCAATCGAAATAAATGATGGACTACAAAAAAAATGGGGATTTTCTTGGGGCGACATTGCATTCAACATGACTGGTTCATTATTATTTGGCATACAACAGTACTTGTGGCACGACCAAAGATTTAGATTAAAAATATCTGCCTTTCCACAAAAATATGCTTCAGATTTAAGACCAAGAACAGATGATTTATTTGGAACTTCATTTACAGAATTAATTTTAAAAGATTATAATGCAACAACATTTTGGTTGAGTGTGAGTCCTGGTTCTTTCATTAAAAAAGAAAATTCTAAATTTCCGAAATGGATAATGGCATCTTTTGGATATGGTGCTCAGAATATGTTGGGTGGCACATCAAATATTTGGTGTAGCAATGCCACTTCTGATGATGATATACATAATTGCGATCCAAGTCATATTGTAGATAGAACAGATATTGAAAGATACAGACAATTTTATCTTTCAGCTGATATAGATTGGACAAAAATTCCAGTAAAACGAAAATGGGCAAAAACTTGTTTAGGTATTTTAAATATTATAAAACTTCCTTTTCCAGCTGTGGAATTCAATACATCAAGTACGCAAAAAGTAAAATGGAGATGGCTGATGTTTTAA
- a CDS encoding phosphoglucomutase/phosphomannomutase family protein, whose product MKKIKFGTDGWRAIIAEEFTTENVARVAFATAKWVKSISNEPSIAIGHDCRFGGSLFVETTINILCNEGIKVYAHKGICSTPMLSLACKNYNTTAGIVITASHNPPSYNGFKLKSNFGGPTIPSDIALVESFIPDTIEIPKIPLEQLVKEQKLTYVDLETDYIKHVEANFNMNAIRNSGMLFGYDAMYGAGQNVARKLLPNNLVYLHCEYNPSFYGQAPEPIHKNLLEFSELMKKTPELEFGFANDGDADRIGCYDGNGNFIDSHHILLLLIHYMHHYKKEMGKVVVSFTVSNKIKKLCDAYNIPCEVTPVGFKYICEIMVNEDVLVGGEESGGLAIKGHIPERDGIWIALVLMEFMAKTGKNITELINEVYDVVGAFDYDRYDLHISEEIKQNVIKNCNEDNYKNFGKYNVLRRETIDGWKYFLNDEDWLMIRASGTEPVLRVYAQSNSRDAVIDILEDTKKTLLGE is encoded by the coding sequence ATTAAGAAAATCAAATTTGGCACCGACGGTTGGCGAGCAATTATTGCAGAGGAATTTACAACAGAAAATGTAGCAAGAGTAGCGTTTGCTACTGCAAAATGGGTAAAATCTATCTCAAATGAACCAAGTATTGCAATTGGACACGATTGTAGATTTGGTGGTTCATTATTTGTAGAAACAACAATAAATATATTGTGTAATGAAGGCATAAAAGTATATGCACACAAAGGAATATGCTCAACACCTATGCTTTCTTTAGCTTGTAAAAATTACAATACTACGGCTGGCATTGTAATTACTGCATCACACAATCCACCAAGCTACAATGGTTTTAAACTAAAATCTAATTTTGGTGGACCAACAATTCCATCAGATATTGCATTGGTAGAATCTTTTATTCCTGACACTATTGAGATTCCTAAAATTCCTTTAGAGCAATTGGTAAAAGAACAAAAATTAACCTACGTAGATTTAGAAACTGACTACATCAAACATGTAGAAGCAAATTTTAATATGAATGCTATACGAAACTCAGGCATGCTCTTTGGCTATGATGCCATGTATGGTGCTGGTCAAAATGTTGCAAGAAAATTATTACCAAATAATTTAGTATATCTACATTGCGAATACAATCCAAGTTTTTATGGTCAAGCGCCTGAGCCAATTCATAAAAACTTATTAGAGTTTTCAGAATTAATGAAAAAAACACCAGAACTTGAGTTTGGTTTTGCTAATGATGGAGACGCAGATAGAATTGGATGTTATGATGGAAATGGCAATTTTATAGACTCACATCATATTCTTTTGTTGCTGATACATTACATGCATCATTATAAAAAAGAAATGGGAAAAGTAGTAGTATCTTTTACAGTTTCCAACAAAATCAAAAAATTGTGTGATGCCTATAATATTCCATGTGAAGTAACGCCAGTAGGTTTTAAATATATTTGCGAAATTATGGTAAATGAAGATGTGTTGGTAGGTGGCGAAGAAAGTGGTGGTTTGGCAATAAAAGGACACATTCCTGAGCGTGATGGTATTTGGATTGCATTGGTATTGATGGAATTTATGGCAAAAACTGGTAAAAATATCACTGAATTAATTAATGAAGTATATGATGTAGTTGGTGCTTTTGATTATGATAGATATGATTTGCATATTTCTGAAGAAATCAAACAAAATGTAATTAAGAATTGTAACGAAGACAACTATAAAAACTTTGGCAAATACAATGTACTAAGAAGAGAAACGATTGACGGTTGGAAATACTTTTTGAATGATGAAGATTGGTTGATGATACGTGCATCTGGAACAGAGCCAGTGCTTCGTGTGTACGCACAAAGCAACAGTAGAGATGCCGTAATTGACATCTTAGAAGATACTAAGAAAACATTATTAGGTGAATAA